The Nanoarchaeota archaeon nucleotide sequence GATTAGAAGACGAACAGTATAGCGATTTTAAAGCATAAATACATTCAAAGATATTATTATGTTATATAGGGATATTCATGCAGCACTTAAAAAACCTGGTTGAGGCAGCGCTTTTCATAGCGGCAAAGCCCCTGACTCTCGAAGAACTAAAAAAAGTAAAGGGCATTGACATAGTCCCTGACGAAGAGTTGCTTGGCGTCCTAAAATCAATGGAAGTGGATTATGACAGCCACGGAATCAAAGTGTCTGAGGACTCGGGCCGCTTTGAGCTGCGGATAAAAGACGAATTTATAAAGCACGTCGAGCATCTTGCGCCAAACAGGGATTTTTCAAGAGCAACGCTTCAGACACTTTCCCTTATTGCATACAAAAGCCCTGTAAAGCAAAGCGAAATAATCGAAATCAGAGGGAATCGCGCATACGACCATATAAAAGATCTTATTGAAAAAAGCTTCATAAAATCAGAGGCTCACGGACATACAAATATTCTTTCCATAACGCAAAAATTTCTCGATTACTTCAGCCTGAAAAATCACGAAGAAGTGAAGTCTTATTTCGCAAAAAAAATTGAAAAAGAAGATAAGAAAGCCGCGAAAAAAAATGAGGAAAATCAGCCTGTTGAAGAAAACAATGAAGAAAAGAAAAACAATAACTCCGAATCAAATGAACCGCAGAAAACGCCTGAAT carries:
- the scpB gene encoding SMC-Scp complex subunit ScpB: MQHLKNLVEAALFIAAKPLTLEELKKVKGIDIVPDEELLGVLKSMEVDYDSHGIKVSEDSGRFELRIKDEFIKHVEHLAPNRDFSRATLQTLSLIAYKSPVKQSEIIEIRGNRAYDHIKDLIEKSFIKSEAHGHTNILSITQKFLDYFSLKNHEEVKSYFAKKIEKEDKKAAKKNEENQPVEENNEEKKNNNSESNEPQKTPESEKFNKEEHMVEEFNKNVAE